Within the Gossypium raimondii isolate GPD5lz chromosome 12, ASM2569854v1, whole genome shotgun sequence genome, the region ATTAGTTTCAGTCTATTGTAATGTTTTTATCTGACTTGATATGATACCTACCCTCGAATAGTTGAAACTCGCGTATGGTTAATCCATGTAAGAGGGGGCTGAAAACAAAATCGAGCTTAACATTCGTCTtaaaaaatggattgaaatagAGGCTGAACCCACTTTCGACATTAGACTTTTGATGTCTGCAAACAAAAGAGGCACCAATAAGGTAAAGCTaagaaaaaattaccaaattttgTACTTCAAATCAGCCTCATTATCCTCTTCCCCGTTCTCATCAGACCTTGCTATCCAGCTAATCTTGAACTTTCTATTTTCTAACATCCTCCAAAGCTGCATCTCTAAACCCGCTCAATATCAATGTCGCCGGAAACCATCTGATGCCAGTTCCTTCCGTGCTCCTCAGGCATTGTGATACCGACCAAGAAGGCTCCACCACGGTAACGGACTAAAGCACTCATTTATCCACCATTCTTTAACTTCTCCCTAACCTTCTTGTGACCCAAGTCCCACAGGTAGCCCAATTAGCACTTAAATTCAGTGGCTTGAATATAGTTAACCTCATCGATGACAGCGACCTCTTCCAGTTTTTCTTTCCCCATTTTTTAGACCCCATCAATTGTCTCTACTTAGCGCATTACTAACAAATCATTCATGAAATTACCTACATTGCCTTCGTTGATTCTGTAGTCAGAAGTTCTCACCACCATCTGAACATATACACAGATTCCATCAGGAGTGAAATGGCAATAAAACAATGCTACAGAAGATTCAAGAGGTGGATTCCTCCAGGGCCATGTTCCATGCTGATAATTACAAAGTCGTAGCCAGAGTGCAATCTTGGCCAGAGTTGGGGAGGAGAGGAAGAAGATATTTGCGAAGAAGGGATTTGAGAGAGGATGAGGAGGGAAAAGAAGGATTAAGGGAGCATTTGGGAGGGCAGAGGGTGGGGAATTTGGAGGATATGAAAGAAACACGTTTCCAAGGGAAAGATTGGGGGTAGCACTGGCAGCGGAGGCAGCAATGTATGTTACGTTGGCCATGGGCCACAGTGGTGGGGAGCTTCGGGGTTGATGAAAAACGTTATTCTGTTTAACCTTTATAGAAGTTTAAAGTTCGTAGTGGTAAGAAGCATACGAGAGTGGGATTTCCTTTGGCTCACACATTTAtaggaaaataaaggaagaaaaacCTTCAGGTTTCATTACATCCTAAAAGTTTTAACTTCTTTCTAAAGACAAACTAAAAATGCAGTCGTCACATGAATCAAATAGCacttaataaaaacaaaaaacttgGGAAATGATCCAAATCCTGTGTTACAGAATGATGTAAAAGATACAAAGTCAAATGAAAGAAATTGAAGCAATCTCCCTAGATTACATCTTTAGAGCAGTTCTTGCCATCACTAGAGCACCCTCATAAGTTTGATTTCCACCGATAAACCCGCTCATGTGGACAAAGACACAGCCGGAAATTCTTGTCTCCTTTGAGAGCTCATCGTCCCTCAAACCTCGCCACTGTGCTGGGAGGGGCTTCCGGCTCTCAAAACTATCAGGAGATGCTGCTACTGCCTGCACTCGCCATTGTTTGCCCCGTTCATCCTGTGTCATGATTACAATAAGAATGTATCTCAAACTCTGGAAAAGAGGAACAATAACTGCAACATATCCATTTGCCAGACACTAGTATCTAATCTAGGGCTAACACATTAGAAAACTTGTTTGAAAGGAAGATTGGTCTACTGAATGCATACCCCAtaaagaacatatttaataagaGGCTCAACCTTCAGCTCCGCCTCAAGCTCAAATAAGTGAAGCTTCCACTGTTGGATGTGAAATGAAATCAGACTTAGTTGTAAATAAAATGATGTATGATGGTAAGTCAATAATAAGCTGCAGTCATTTGCAACAATATATTCATCTCACATACTAATGGAAGTAGCAAAGGTTATTTGATGAAAGTTCAAACCAATTGAATAACCAAAATGAGTATATTTATAAACAAGCAATTCTTTCCTCTTGAGAAGAGTTGCATAAACAGAACAATCTATAACATACACTTCTGCAGGGCTAGTTGAAGAAGAACATAACAGTAAGAAGAGAGTAAATTAGAAAATCTACTTACAGGGCAAAACCTTTTcaaaaccataatttcaccaCTAGGATCTATGTCAAATCTCTCCGCAATGCACTCCATTACAATTGACCTTGCTGGTAGCCATGATCTTGCATGAAATCGGACACTCTGAGAATTGAAGAAGGCCATCAGAATATTAAAATAGGAAGAATGATACAGtacatacttttataaattCGCAAGGAAACGAACAAAAAAACAGAAATCCATATTGAAGACCTTACTAATAATTGTATATTTAGGTATGTTTAATTTTGACAGAGCCTTACTTCTAAGAACTCACTACCAGCTAGAGCCATTGCTCGTTGGAAAGCCTCATTCTCCTTCTCAGGTGATTGATCAGGATCTGTCCAGTCTAGATTTAATCTTCCAACTCTAGAAGATATGTGTGTATTGTTCACATATTTTGGTGGCTTGTCAGTATCAAACTGGTTGATTCCATTGTCAATCGCATCAATTGCCTggtaaaagcaaaaaaaaaaaaccaattgaaCATCCAAGTTATAATCCCTTAACTAAAGCATAGGAAAAGGAAAACCAAGAAAATAGCAGTTCCTAATCTACTTCCATGCAAGCTCAGGAAGTCGTGGAACTCGAACCCTTTCAAAACATAAGAACCAAAGTTGTAGGTACCTCCATGAAGCTTTTGTAAATGGCCAGAAATAATCTATGCACATCCGGGTGGTCTTCTCCAAGCTGAAGCTCTTTAGCTATTATCTCCTTGCCAAAATGCTAAATACAGGGAAAATCACTAATAAGGAAGAAATAGAATAACCTACCGAAACACGTCATTGCTCATATTACACCCTACCAACTTGTATCAGGCCACAATACACAAAAGGCAAAAGGAGAGAACTATAAGAAGAATCTTCAATTGCCCTATAGAATAAATGAATACCTTATAAACAAGTCCAGCACTGCTAAGCTTTGTATTAAATCCATGTCCAAAAACCTCCTCAAATCCCTTCTGGTGATGATCATACCGGTCATGATTAGGATCATAGACGCCTCCAACATCAAGCACAGCATCAAGACCCTCCAATACCTGAAAAGTCAGATAAATCTTATAAACAATCTTCAAAGAGGAATCATTAAGACCAAACGAGAACAAATAAACTACACGAATCCCATAATAAACCACCTACATCTCCAACTGGTTCTAGATttcaagctttctaatttataGCCAACACTTGTAGCAAACAACTATAAAGCTAACTTTATAAAGAAGCACATATTTAGACCCAAAGAAAACCCATTTCATAATTTCCATTTCTTCTAACTTTGCTATAATATTCGGCAATCACACagaaaaaggggggggggggaactAACCTTGGGATCTCGGGTACGGATAATCTCGGAGTTGGAGAACTTGTCAGTGAGACGAATCATGAAGCAGCCGAGGGCCTCGTCGCAGTGGAAGCTTCCATTGTGAGTGCCGACGCGCTTAAAAGGAGCGTGGTTAGGGGAGGAAGTGGAGTAAGAAGGAGAAGAAACCCTAATAAGGTTAGAGGTAGCCATGAGAGGGCGAGAGAGGGTTTTGGGCAAGTTGAAAATTTTCTGGTTAAACCCTCCTCTTGTAATTGCCCACATGCCTTTAACTGCCCATTTTTCTCCAATACCTCCTTTAGTTTATAGACTTGACAAAAACGGCACCATTTCCACGTATTCCTATTCCCATTATATATTTTGGATTTTCAGtgcttttttttctaatatgatTTGGACTACACTTCAGGGTGGATTTGGatgattagtgtaaaaatactAGTGAACGTATACTTTAGTGTAAgataaaaataagctaaatgCACTGTACTCAATTAGCCCtctaaattcaatttgaaattttactcaaagGATAATAATTTTTCTGGGTACAAACGatgattcaaaattaaattaattttgaagaagataaaaggGTTTAGAGACGTCCAACTCTTTTAGTACTCGGTGTGATTTTACAAACTTAAATATctattaatttaaccatatattataaataaaaggtCAACTATATAAATAGTTCTTGAATTATACTCGTGATCTTATTTTGGtctctcaattttaaaaattttcaatttagataCTAACATTTGAATTCGTTCATATTTTGATCACTCATCATTAAATTGGTATCGGAATCTTTTTAActggtataataacacatttattcctcaatacttacatattctatcaatttgatcataactctaaataattcaataaatttaaccattcacatttataaattctattaatttgatccttAAACTTCCTAACAAAGCTTTCAACTTTTAGAAATGCGAAATTTGGTTGTATATatcaattattatatattgtatgattttgtataaattttataattggtagtataattaagtttaaatcattttatatattttaattcaatatcttatttgataaaattaatatcttaaatcattattatatgtatatggtATATATAATTTCCTAGATTAaccatatataaaaaatgtttataaaatctattaatttttatttatgaaatctatttgtaataaatattttatttttaaaagaaaagtgtttctaaaatttgtttactttttttagaaacaattttagtttttttctaagtttaatttttatgaatctagtttgaaaatgttttgtttacatattttaaaatttaaaatttaaattcaagtatggtacttaaaaattaaattatttttgagaatAATAGTTGGATGGGTATCAACCTAGTTTAtcctaaaaatatattcaaaatccACGTCTATAaactacaaaataattatatatttttgattaaTGCATGTATCTAGTCCGTGCATTGCATgagtatattttattacatgagATATAAAAGGTATCTTTGTTTTTTGGATGTCCTTTGTATTGCTTACAAATCATATACCTTGGGTTAAgtgataaaagaaatttaagttcGAGTACGGTAAATTAGTTGGATATGTAATGTCtctgttttaaaattgaaagctTTGGTTAGAAagtttaaggatcaaattgataaaatttgtaaatgtgaagggttaaatttattaaattatttagaattaggaacaaattgatagaatatgtaagtattgaggactaaatgtgttattatgtCAATTAGAAGAATACTTTCTATCATCGATTTAACAGCGGTAACTAAAATAGGGACGAATTCAAACGTTAGTGcctaagttaaaaaattttaaagttggaCGACTAAAACAAGAATATAGGCATAGTTGGGTAACtatctatttatataatttaccctaaataaaaaaaattatgaatgaaatataaagTTAGACGACCACAACTCATTATGGGTCGGGTTTGAGTTTAAGATTTTTAATCTCGATCCaactaattttattgttttaaaaaataattttatattaataattatataattaaacttaaataaaaaaaatttatcatcttttaaataatataataagcCATTTAGGTAAATTAGTCGAGCTCGAATCCAAGTCCAAAAGTTTGTTTGGAATTGAGTATCAACTCGGCCCATAAATATCATCGATAAAAAGTAATCTACAAGTTTTTGTATCATAGTGTgaaatgtatttaatatttatatttttaaaatgagaaaaagatccttgaagaggaacaaaattattattttataatagtataaaatattaattttatgaaatagattAAATGGTgtgatattaattttaaaatataacgtGATATTTTTAAGTAACGTGGTatgttcatttaatttattgtactttaaaatatttgttgtaTTTAATCAATGCATAATAATAACAgtagtttttaatgtttacattttgttaaattagttcatatttttggttaaatttggtCCTCAACTTTTATAGAatagtcaaattattttttaataaagatattgattaaaacattaaatttttaaatatgacatCCCGCATGGCAATCGACATGTATTccatactaatatttttaattaattttttgaatatttttataattttaaaattatttattgacgtAATATATCAAATAGTGCCATGTTGCAGGAAATACATGTGAACTACTACACAGGTTGCCATACCAAAATCACTAAAACGTTAGTGTTTTAATCaacttttcatataaaataataatttaattcttttgaaAGGTTAGTGaccaaatttagtaaaaaaaagagaataaaagtcaaattgataaaagatgtGAATCGATGATAATGTATGAAATTGGGCTGAATTAAATGCAATGGTACAAACTTTTTAATCAATAATGGGTAGGGTGAACATTACATgtcttataaaaatatcatatcactttttaaattaatgtctcgtcatataatttttcattttaaattacgTCGCATAAGGTCCGAgtattatttatcaattaaattaataattttaaaaatgaaaaaatttgatCTATGTAATCTCGACAGTTTAAAAGtgcaattataatattttaaagtttggaGATTAATTTTGAACGAGAATCATAATTGGAGGATGCTCAATACAATTAAGTTTAGGCATAATGAAAAAATTACTCTTAATGTTTACATCCTTTGTCAATTtgaccattattattttttgagctaaatttggCCCTCAACCctttaaaagagtcaaatttaaccatcaacttttaaaaaagtcAATTTGCTATTAAAAATActgattaaaacattaaattttcaaacatgAAAACTCGCATGACAATTCATGTAtacttcatatatatattttaatttttatgaacttattatactttatattttatatttttgaattttaaaattaaagtattttaaatttttaaattatctgTTGGtgacatataaaacaaataatatcatGTCAACATGAAATATATATGGACTACCACACGGGTTTCCACACTAACATCGTTAAGAAAATAATgttttagtttgtatttttgttaaaaacgaTTTAACTCTTTTGAAaggttaatggtcaaatttagcTCCAAAAGAATAAAggtcaaattgataaaagatgAATATATTGAGAGCTAAATTAATCAATTCTAAATGCTTGGGTTTGCAATTGCTTTGCTTGGATAAATAATTGTGTTAGAAAAAACtagttaatgaaattttaaaaagtaaaaagtaattACCAAagaagaataattatattaaaataaataatataaaaacaatatggATATCATTATAtctgtaaaataatataaaaattttaataaaataaattttctaaaatatatattacacttaaataaaaataatttgaagtttAAGTTTTTATCGGTGgaatcatatgcattaaataaaataaaattagattggttttgaaaaaaaaaattaaactattaaaattccctcttaaaattactcataaatattaaaaaattcaatatatttacttaaacaaataaattattttcttaaaatttgaaaacctttTCCAAGTTTTTCACTCACACACACCCTAAAAGCACAGCTACCCCCCCCCCAAAAGGATCATAATGCAATCTGCATTAGAATATAGGGACCTGTAAAGTATTCTTACCGaaaataagtgattaaaacatCAATAAGAACCGCAAAAAAAATCAGGGGCCAGAACTGGAGGCCCGAAGGGTGAGAGGGAAAGGATAACAATCGCATTTGCACAGAATCCAGGCGCTGCAATCCCTGCATCAATGCCCTCAGCAATCACCTCCACTTTGCTTCTCTCTTCAAAACCCATATTCCTATTCAAAGATCCCTTCTACTTAGCACCTTCGACATGTCCAAAAGGCCCCATTTCTCCTCAGCTAAAGCCTCTCACCTTGAAATGCAGCGGTAACTCGGAGGAGCAAGAAACAAGCAATGGCTTGAAGGATGCCCTTTCTGGTATCCTTGGCAAGCAGGTTGAGGAACTCTTGAACCGAGAAGAGAACAAGGGTTTGCTTGATGGATTGGAGAAGGCTTCAGAGAGAGTAGAGATTGCTAAGAGACAACTT harbors:
- the LOC105765341 gene encoding uncharacterized protein LOC105765341 isoform X2; its protein translation is MWAITRGGFNQKIFNLPKTLSRPLMATSNLIRVSSPSYSTSSPNHAPFKRVGTHNGSFHCDEALGCFMIRLTDKFSNSEIIRTRDPKVLEGLDAVLDVGGVYDPNHDRYDHHQKGFEEVFGHGFNTKLSSAGLVYKHFGKEIIAKELQLGEDHPDVHRLFLAIYKSFMEAIDAIDNGINQFDTDKPPKYVNNTHISSRVGRLNLDWTDPDQSPEKENEAFQRAMALAGSEFLESVRFHARSWLPARSIVMECIAERFDIDPSGEIMVLKRFCPDERGKQWRVQAVAASPDSFESRKPLPAQWRGLRDDELSKETRISGCVFVHMSGFIGGNQTYEGALVMARTALKM
- the LOC105765341 gene encoding uncharacterized protein LOC105765341 isoform X1, which codes for MWAITRGGFNQKIFNLPKTLSRPLMATSNLIRVSSPSYSTSSPNHAPFKRVGTHNGSFHCDEALGCFMIRLTDKFSNSEIIRTRDPKVLEGLDAVLDVGGVYDPNHDRYDHHQKGFEEVFGHGFNTKLSSAGLVYKHFGKEIIAKELQLGEDHPDVHRLFLAIYKSFMEAIDAIDNGINQFDTDKPPKYVNNTHISSRVGRLNLDWTDPDQSPEKENEAFQRAMALAGSEFLESVRFHARSWLPARSIVMECIAERFDIDPSGEIMVLKRFCPWKLHLFELEAELKVEPLIKYVLYGDERGKQWRVQAVAASPDSFESRKPLPAQWRGLRDDELSKETRISGCVFVHMSGFIGGNQTYEGALVMARTALKM